ACACCCTTCTTGCGATAAAAGAAAGTATCTGCTGGTTCCAGGTCATATTGCGCAGGTGAAAAAATTTGCTCTGTTGAACCCACGAACAATAACCCGCCTGGTTTAAGTGCTTTGGAAAACTTTTGATACAAGACATGCTTGGCTTCTTCTGTGAAATAAATAATTACATTCCGGCAAACGATGAGGTCGAACCCAGCATCAAAGGTATCGACGAGCAAATTCTGCTTCTGAAATTTAACCGATTTCTTCAAATCATCTGTAATATGGTACATCAGCTGATCTTGACGGAAATATTTCTTCACATATTTATCCGGCACATCTCTTAAAGAACGATCCAGGTATATCCCTTTGCGTGCTTTCTCCAGTGCCCCGTCATCAATATCTGTGGCAAGCAATTGAACTTCATTCAGTGCCCCTTGCTCCGCCATGATCATAGCCAGCGTATAAGGTTCTTCCCCTGTTGAACAAGCGGCGCTCCATACTTTCAGCCGACGGTTCTTCTTCAACATATCCGGAACAAATTTCTGTTCAACCAATTCCCAACGATTCGGATTGCGCCAGAACTCCGAGACATTGATGGTCATGCGATCCAGGAATTCATAAAACAACTCTTTATTTTTCATCATCGCATCGAAGAAGCTGACGAAGGTATCGTATCCGCGTTTCATCCGCAATGTGGTCAATCGTCTTTTCATCTGCGCTTCCTTGTATAGGGCTAGATCAATGGACGTATGTTCTTTTACTTTTTTTATAAACAACAAAAAATCTTGATCTTCCATGTTGTCCACCCACCTCGGTCATATTCTCTTCCCTAACATTCTGTAGGCGACTCCTAGAATCCTTCACGAAACGACAAAAAAAAGAACCT
Above is a genomic segment from Paenibacillus sp. HWE-109 containing:
- a CDS encoding CheR family methyltransferase, producing MEDQDFLLFIKKVKEHTSIDLALYKEAQMKRRLTTLRMKRGYDTFVSFFDAMMKNKELFYEFLDRMTINVSEFWRNPNRWELVEQKFVPDMLKKNRRLKVWSAACSTGEEPYTLAMIMAEQGALNEVQLLATDIDDGALEKARKGIYLDRSLRDVPDKYVKKYFRQDQLMYHITDDLKKSVKFQKQNLLVDTFDAGFDLIVCRNVIIYFTEEAKHVLYQKFSKALKPGGLLFVGSTEQIFSPAQYDLEPADTFFYRKKGV